Proteins encoded together in one uncultured Sphaerochaeta sp. window:
- a CDS encoding glycosyltransferase family 2 protein, giving the protein MSMILSLIVGILGLYAFILTLSNIRYLSGLQNTILMESSEELVSVLIPARNEEHTIGPCVRSLLAQNHTNLEILILDDGSDDDTANVVRTLCLEDERVRLIPGKPLKQGWRGKIFAMQQLYEESRGDYLLFTDADTVHNPDSVSYGLSLLKGHNASMLSGYPKQVTRNLGVELLVSAMLFNPTLYVPFRLQERLQIPMFAMAIGQYMFLRRSALVHMEGFSHIKSEICDDVLLARSCVKLREKQLFAPMSEALSCEMFPSIKEAFHGLERSINGVVKRGWLSTILILAIVLVLLLLSFSPLIPLYLAVTGESLMTIVPSLAGTLLFLAAWVINARFFKFSFSSAFLAHITVFSVVLMYLHGLFLVLTGRGFDWKGRKIS; this is encoded by the coding sequence ATGAGTATGATCCTCTCTCTTATTGTCGGCATCTTGGGTTTGTACGCTTTCATCCTAACCCTCTCCAATATCCGCTATCTTTCCGGTCTACAGAATACAATTCTGATGGAAAGCTCAGAGGAGTTGGTCAGTGTCTTGATCCCTGCGAGGAATGAGGAGCATACCATTGGACCCTGCGTGCGTTCACTGCTTGCGCAGAACCACACGAATCTTGAGATTCTCATTCTTGATGACGGCTCTGATGATGATACTGCAAACGTGGTACGAACACTTTGCCTGGAGGATGAACGTGTCCGTCTTATACCAGGAAAACCCCTAAAGCAAGGTTGGAGAGGTAAGATCTTTGCGATGCAGCAACTCTACGAGGAGAGCAGAGGTGACTACCTGCTCTTTACAGATGCTGATACGGTACACAATCCAGACTCCGTCTCCTATGGACTTTCCCTGCTCAAGGGACATAACGCTTCCATGCTCAGTGGCTACCCCAAGCAGGTTACCAGAAACCTAGGTGTTGAATTGTTGGTGAGTGCGATGTTGTTCAACCCTACCCTGTATGTACCATTCAGGCTCCAGGAACGACTCCAGATTCCCATGTTTGCCATGGCAATCGGGCAGTATATGTTTCTTAGGCGTAGCGCACTCGTCCATATGGAAGGGTTTTCTCATATCAAGAGTGAAATATGTGATGACGTGCTCCTTGCACGGAGCTGTGTCAAATTACGAGAGAAGCAACTATTCGCTCCGATGAGTGAAGCACTTAGCTGTGAGATGTTCCCCTCAATCAAGGAAGCCTTCCATGGGTTGGAGCGTTCCATCAACGGAGTGGTCAAACGAGGGTGGCTCAGTACCATCCTTATCCTTGCGATTGTGCTTGTGCTGCTTCTGTTATCTTTCTCTCCTCTCATTCCTCTTTATCTAGCAGTCACGGGTGAATCCTTGATGACCATCGTGCCCAGCCTTGCAGGCACGCTCCTCTTTCTAGCAGCCTGGGTAATCAACGCTCGGTTCTTCAAATTCTCATTTTCTTCAGCATTCTTGGCCCATATCACCGTATTCTCTGTAGTGCTAATGTACCTCCATGGACTCTTTTTGGTACTCACAGGGAGGGGATTTGATTGGAAAGGCCGAAAAATATCGTAA
- a CDS encoding U32 family peptidase C-terminal domain-containing protein translates to MSVELLSPAGNLEKLRLAFEYGADAAYMGLSDFSLRANARNFTEKDLQEVSRLKQSSGKRLYGTLNMIFDEQKLSSLQDQMGIIKSWPFDAFIISDLGLVPILQDALGDDVELHLSTQASCTNSSSASMYRKMGFSRVILGRETPLDDIKRIKDANPDLQLEVFVHGAMCMAYSGRCLLSSHLAGRSANQGDCSHTCRWNYRLATTDAIEDVLKSGALALEEEQRSGVYYPISEQDGYTTILSSKDLCMIDHLGELVDAGVDSLKIEGRMKSSYYVAVVTRAYRKALDSLKTGDESWKAYREDLFNISHREYSTGFFFGHGPVDPVMGESIDKSTEKGYERNYLFCGFVGEKVAEGIYTLDLKNQIKDTMKIEYIAKDVPKIEDEGFTLLDADHIPVGQADHGKIQYIKTTKPIEKGYIIRRESMLK, encoded by the coding sequence GTGAGCGTTGAGTTACTGAGTCCTGCAGGAAACCTTGAAAAGCTGCGTCTTGCATTTGAATATGGTGCGGATGCAGCATACATGGGACTGAGCGACTTCTCCTTGCGTGCCAATGCCCGGAACTTTACCGAAAAAGACTTACAGGAGGTTTCCCGTTTGAAACAATCAAGCGGGAAACGCTTGTATGGCACACTGAACATGATTTTCGATGAACAGAAGCTCTCCTCATTGCAGGATCAGATGGGAATCATCAAGTCCTGGCCCTTCGACGCCTTCATTATCAGCGACTTGGGACTTGTTCCCATCCTGCAGGATGCACTGGGTGATGATGTTGAACTTCACCTCTCAACCCAGGCCAGCTGCACCAATTCCAGTAGTGCCTCCATGTACCGAAAAATGGGATTCTCCCGTGTAATATTGGGCAGGGAAACACCTCTGGATGACATCAAACGGATCAAGGATGCAAATCCTGACCTACAACTGGAAGTGTTCGTTCATGGGGCTATGTGCATGGCCTACTCCGGCCGATGCCTGCTCTCCAGCCATCTTGCAGGCAGAAGCGCCAACCAGGGTGACTGCAGTCATACCTGCAGGTGGAACTATCGTCTGGCAACCACAGATGCAATCGAGGATGTCCTGAAAAGTGGAGCATTGGCCTTGGAAGAAGAGCAACGAAGTGGTGTCTACTACCCTATCTCTGAACAGGATGGATATACCACCATACTCTCCAGCAAGGACCTATGCATGATCGACCACTTGGGAGAACTCGTTGACGCCGGTGTGGATTCCTTGAAGATCGAAGGCAGGATGAAGAGCAGCTACTACGTGGCTGTGGTAACCAGGGCATATAGAAAAGCACTCGATAGCCTGAAAACCGGCGATGAGAGCTGGAAGGCCTACCGTGAGGATCTGTTCAATATCAGCCACCGTGAATACTCCACAGGATTTTTCTTTGGTCATGGACCGGTAGATCCTGTCATGGGAGAGTCAATCGACAAGAGTACAGAGAAAGGATATGAGAGAAACTATCTCTTCTGTGGGTTTGTCGGAGAGAAGGTAGCTGAAGGTATCTACACATTGGACCTGAAGAACCAGATCAAGGACACCATGAAGATAGAGTATATCGCCAAGGATGTACCAAAGATTGAGGATGAAGGATTCACCCTGCTTGATGCTGACCATATACCGGTAGGGCAAGCTGACCATGGCAAGATACAGTACATTAAAACAACCAAGCCGATTGAGAAAGGTTATATCATCCGCAGGGAATCTATGCTTAAATAA
- the lon gene encoding endopeptidase La has translation MSEQELMPIEQLLPNNLFILPVTGNPVFPGLFTPLMITDNQDVEIVNQAIKHGGFLGLLLVKEDNDEEEYSEKNLYTIGTVAKIVKKIKLPDGGISIFISTLKRFETKQYYPSGPYLVAEVQYLEDIEDEQEELRAWTRLLLTEMKQLTKNNQLFSEEMRLNMVNIDHPGKLADFIASILNVERKQQQEILETLVVRRRIEKVLVFIKNEQNIAQVQAKIQARVNQKIEKNQRDYFLREELKSIQQELGLSTNPKTDLINRLKTKFKNLPLSEEAKETVDREMGRLEGMDPSSPEYSLTRTYLEIISDLPWKEPKPENFSIESARKILERDHYGMKDVKDRILEFLAVRKKKQDTKGSIICLVGPPGVGKTSVGVSIARSLKKEYFRFSVGGMNDESEIKGHRRTYIGAMPGKIIQGLRITKSKNPVFLIDEIDKMGVSYQGDPASALLEVLDPEQNNTFRDTYLDIPFDVSEVLFIVTANTLETIPRPLLDRMEIIQLAGYTSDEKLAIGKKYLVPKSLEKHGLSKSEIRYPAKILRQIADEYAREAGVRNFEKSLHKINRKVALMLTENPEEKLPVTINEKLLYELLGQPIFVEDEILKADRPGMAIGLAWTSMGGDTLIIEAQNTPGKGEIKLTGQLGEVMQESVSLAYTWVKAHALERKIDPSWFEHNSIHLHVPEGATPKDGPSAGITMTVALYSLVTNQVIAPDLAMTGELSLKGKVMPIGGLKEKVLAARRNKIKDIIIPQFNKRDLDKLDEQVTQGVNFHLVGSIEEVLAIAFPEDEKREAMQPILMPSTSSDAETISKAVALAVREALRER, from the coding sequence ATGTCTGAACAGGAACTGATGCCGATTGAGCAACTGCTTCCCAATAATCTATTCATACTCCCGGTTACTGGAAATCCGGTTTTCCCAGGACTATTCACCCCGTTGATGATCACAGACAACCAAGATGTCGAAATCGTCAACCAGGCTATCAAGCACGGTGGCTTCCTTGGACTTCTGCTTGTCAAAGAAGACAATGACGAAGAGGAGTACTCAGAGAAAAATCTCTATACGATAGGGACTGTTGCTAAAATCGTTAAGAAAATCAAACTCCCCGATGGAGGAATCAGTATCTTCATCTCAACGCTGAAGCGTTTCGAGACCAAACAGTACTATCCCAGCGGCCCCTATCTGGTCGCAGAGGTTCAGTACCTTGAGGATATCGAAGATGAGCAGGAAGAGCTCCGCGCATGGACTCGTCTCTTGCTCACGGAAATGAAACAGCTGACCAAGAACAACCAACTTTTCAGTGAAGAGATGCGTCTTAACATGGTCAATATCGATCATCCAGGAAAATTGGCGGATTTCATTGCCAGTATCCTGAATGTAGAGAGGAAGCAACAACAGGAAATTCTCGAGACTCTGGTGGTACGGAGACGTATCGAAAAAGTCTTGGTATTTATCAAGAATGAGCAAAATATTGCCCAGGTCCAGGCCAAAATCCAGGCCAGGGTGAACCAGAAGATCGAGAAGAACCAACGGGATTACTTCCTCCGTGAGGAGCTGAAGTCCATCCAACAGGAATTGGGACTTTCCACAAACCCCAAGACCGACCTGATCAACCGCTTGAAGACAAAATTCAAGAACCTTCCCCTATCAGAAGAGGCGAAGGAGACCGTTGACCGTGAGATGGGTAGACTTGAAGGAATGGATCCGTCCAGTCCTGAGTATTCCCTCACCAGGACCTACCTGGAAATTATCAGTGACCTTCCCTGGAAGGAACCAAAACCTGAGAACTTCAGCATTGAAAGTGCCAGGAAAATCCTTGAGCGTGACCATTACGGCATGAAGGACGTAAAGGATCGTATCCTTGAGTTCCTCGCAGTACGAAAGAAAAAACAGGACACGAAGGGTTCAATCATCTGTCTTGTCGGCCCTCCCGGTGTCGGTAAGACCAGTGTGGGCGTTTCCATCGCCAGATCACTAAAAAAGGAGTACTTCCGTTTCTCAGTTGGTGGCATGAATGACGAGAGTGAGATCAAGGGACACCGAAGAACGTATATCGGTGCCATGCCCGGTAAAATTATCCAAGGCCTGAGAATCACCAAGAGCAAGAACCCTGTTTTCTTGATCGATGAGATCGACAAGATGGGTGTGTCTTACCAGGGTGATCCTGCAAGTGCGCTGCTTGAGGTGCTTGACCCGGAGCAGAATAATACATTCAGGGATACCTACTTGGATATTCCCTTCGATGTCAGTGAAGTACTGTTCATTGTTACAGCCAATACCCTGGAGACGATACCCCGTCCCCTGCTTGACCGTATGGAAATCATCCAGCTTGCTGGATACACCAGTGACGAGAAACTGGCCATAGGAAAGAAGTACCTGGTACCAAAATCCTTGGAGAAACACGGCCTGAGCAAGAGTGAGATTCGCTATCCAGCCAAGATTCTCAGACAGATAGCTGATGAGTATGCACGAGAGGCTGGGGTCAGAAACTTCGAGAAGTCCCTGCATAAGATCAACCGAAAGGTTGCGCTCATGCTCACGGAGAATCCTGAAGAAAAACTCCCAGTGACCATAAACGAGAAATTGTTGTATGAGCTGCTTGGCCAGCCTATCTTTGTTGAGGATGAAATACTCAAGGCAGACCGACCAGGTATGGCTATCGGCCTCGCTTGGACCAGTATGGGTGGGGATACCCTGATCATCGAAGCACAGAACACCCCTGGCAAGGGAGAGATCAAACTCACCGGCCAGCTTGGGGAAGTCATGCAGGAATCGGTCAGCCTTGCTTATACCTGGGTGAAAGCCCATGCCTTGGAGCGAAAGATCGATCCAAGCTGGTTTGAGCACAACTCAATCCATCTTCATGTACCCGAAGGAGCCACCCCAAAGGATGGGCCATCGGCTGGTATTACCATGACTGTTGCGCTCTACTCCTTGGTGACAAACCAAGTCATAGCCCCTGATCTGGCCATGACCGGTGAATTGAGCCTGAAGGGAAAAGTCATGCCGATCGGTGGATTGAAGGAGAAGGTCCTCGCTGCAAGACGGAACAAGATCAAGGACATCATCATCCCACAGTTCAACAAGCGTGATCTGGACAAACTGGATGAACAGGTGACCCAAGGTGTCAACTTCCATCTTGTAGGCAGCATTGAAGAAGTGCTGGCAATCGCTTTCCCTGAAGATGAAAAGCGAGAAGCGATGCAGCCAATCCTCATGCCTTCAACCTCCAGCGATGCAGAGACGATCAGCAAGGCAGTAGCCCTTGCCGTGCGGGAGGCATTGCGTGAGCGTTGA
- a CDS encoding queuosine precursor transporter → METQTTALDKKEFFLFALYITGMIVVNTVGSKIISLFGVRVSVGIFFMPVLFLVTDIVGEVKGHQHASIFVKYSIIMLVILFVVTGLFVQIKPHETWDLQTQYQQIFGMSMRMSLASLISFAISQTIDISIFLQFKKLNKGKMLWLRNNLSTMTSQFIDTVIFMFIAFYQLTPKFTAAYVFSLIIPYWLFKVLFALIDTPLCYLGVKWMAKQK, encoded by the coding sequence CAGCATTGGACAAAAAAGAGTTCTTTCTCTTTGCCCTGTACATCACAGGAATGATCGTGGTTAATACCGTAGGAAGCAAGATTATCAGCCTCTTTGGCGTAAGGGTTTCGGTAGGAATCTTTTTCATGCCTGTGCTCTTCTTGGTTACAGATATTGTAGGTGAGGTAAAAGGTCACCAGCATGCTTCAATCTTCGTAAAGTACTCCATCATTATGCTGGTTATCCTGTTTGTGGTGACAGGCTTGTTTGTTCAGATCAAACCACATGAGACATGGGACCTACAGACTCAGTATCAACAAATTTTTGGCATGAGTATGCGTATGAGTCTGGCAAGCCTTATCAGCTTTGCCATCAGCCAGACAATTGACATCTCAATCTTTCTGCAATTCAAGAAATTGAATAAGGGAAAGATGCTTTGGCTCAGGAACAATCTCAGTACAATGACCAGCCAGTTCATCGATACCGTTATCTTTATGTTTATCGCATTCTACCAACTCACACCCAAGTTCACTGCTGCTTATGTGTTCTCCCTGATCATCCCCTATTGGCTCTTTAAAGTACTCTTTGCCCTTATCGACACTCCTCTCTGTTATCTTGGGGTAAAATGGATGGCAAAACAGAAGTAG